DNA sequence from the Drosophila sechellia strain sech25 chromosome 3L, ASM438219v1, whole genome shotgun sequence genome:
TGTCCAttggaaaattgaattttcacaACTTTCTTCGAGCGTTTGcttgttttcttgttttgttgttactctctcacacacacgcgcacataTCCATGTAGCGATactcatttgttgttgccagaCCATTACTATGGCAAAGCGGtctgatttgatttgaaagGCGGTGGCAACAACGGTGGGTTTCTGATAAGATTAACCCTTATATGAGTATACGGTTCCAACAGGCAGGTGTGACAAATCAGATAAATGTTTGTTGGTATGCTTTATGAAATTGCTCACCTTTTGGCACGCAAACGAAAAGTATGGTTATTGATGCGCTCTTGTGTTGTTTGATTGCCTTTTTTCCCTTCACCCCCTCCTGGCCATCTGTTTTGCGCCCTTAGTAATGGCAATTAGTCATCGTTGCCGCTGGCCGCTGGGTTACATAAAAAAATGTGTTAATTTATTTCGTGTTCCCCTTTGGCTCGCATTTTCGCTATAATTTCCATTTGCCGCTGCACACACAAcaaacacagatacacacattTACCTGCAATCGTGCATGTGTATTAGTGCCGTACTAATTTGTTGCTTCGCTTTTTTTATGAGCTCACATTGCCTTGCGGTTGGTTAGCTTTTCCCATATCTCCTATATCTGTTGGATATCTGTATTATCTGATATCTGAGAAATACACTTCGCGCAATGGTTTCGTTttgaatttaaacaaattgcatttgtgACTCTTGTTTGCGCTATTTAATTCGAGCAAGTCATTGCACTCTTTAGAGTCTAAATGATATACGAAAGATAATGCTCGCCCACCTGTTTCAGCCGCCCATAAAAATTAACAAAGGAAGGCAAATTGCCTACTTCGGTTTTCCAACagaaaacgaacaaaataaTTACATCTTTCGGATCAAAAACTGCACAATTTACTTggaattataattaaatatattattataatcaaAATGTAACGAGCATTTTCAGAAATAAGATACaaattgtaaaaaaatatGGATACCTCtgtttttgtatttatattacaTGAAATATTGTtgcggtttttttttctgaaaaGTTCTTTCATgtgtttaaatgtttaaaatgttctTAAGTTTTATATGATGAGGTGTCAACTAATCCTTACCTTCTCACCTTTCAGAGGCCGCCACCGATGCCAACCTGGCCTCGGAGAACTGGGCCGCCAACATGGAGATCTGCGACATGATCAACGAATCCTCGGACACTGCCCGCGATGCCATGCGTGCCATTCGCAAACGCCTCTCCCAGAACGCCGGCAAGAACAACCAGGTGGTGATGTACACGCTGACCGTCCTGGAGACGTGCGTGAAGAACTGCGGCAAGGCCTTCCATGTCCTGGTAGCCCAGAAGGACTTCATCAACGAGCTGGTCAAACTGATTGGGCCCAAGAACGATCCACCAGCCGCCATGCAGGAGAAGGTTCTCAGTCTGATACAAATCTGGGCGGATGCGTTCAAGAACCAACCGGATCTCAACGGCGTCACCCAGATGTACATGGAACTGAAAAACAAGGGCATCGAGTTTCCAGCCAACGATCTGGATGCCATGGCACCCATTTACACGCCACAGAGGGTGAGTCGCTGAAGAATCCTCTTTACTTTAACCATAATAAATGCTTACATATGTCTTTTAGAGTGTTCCCGAGATGCCTCCTCAGCTGGTGACCGCTCAGCAGCACACAATCTCGCCTCAACACatggctgccgctgctgcagccgcAGCTCCACCCAGCACAGGTCCTTTGCATTTGACTCCCGAGCAAGCGGCTAAGCTGCGCTCCGAACTGGAGATCGTTAGCAACAATATGTCCATCCTCAGCGAGATGCTCAGTGTTTTGAAGCCCGGCCAGGAGTCGCCCGATGACTATGCCCTGCTGAACGAGCTCACCTCGACCTGCAAGGAGATGCAGTCTCGCATCGTGGATCTGATTGGACGTGTCCAGGACGACGAGCTCACCGCGGAGTTCCTGCGCATCAATGACGAGCTGAACAATGTGTTCTTGCGCCACCAGCGTTACGAGAAAAATCGCTCGCAGGGCCAGGGTGCTGGTGTTACCTCGCCCTCGGCTGTGCTGGGCGCAGCCATGGGCCTGCCCGGTGTGGGAGCAACTGGAGCAGGAGCCACCACGGTGGCCACGCTACCACCTCCGCCCACAAATACCGCCGTGAGCAATACGCCGCAAAGTGACCAACTGCTGATCGATCTAATCGAAAGCAGCGAGGAAGCCCAACTGCCACAGAGTTTGGGACAGATTAGCCTGGGCGGTGGAGCACCCATTGGGGTGCAGAGGGGCGCACGACCTGCCGATGAATTCGATATGCTGGCACAGTCGCGCACCGATGGCAACCAGTCAGTATAGAGTGCTTTCCAATTGAGCTCATCAAGTATTAACGatagttctttttttttagtaaaTCGGACTTGCTAAGGGACATTCCCTCGGTGGACGCTGCTGCTGGAAGTGTGACTGCCACCGCCTCGCTTTATAAACCGAATCAACCGCAGCAGGCTCAGCGCTCAGCCGGCGAACCGCCGGTGGTAAGTAAAGTGAGTAACTGGCCGCCGGACAGCCGGTCTAACTAATGGCGTTCGATTTGTTCCCTTACCTTTTGACCTCGTTTTTGCCATTGATTTACACTTTGTGtctaaatttgaaaatatgttttGGTTCTTTTTTGTTCTATGCAAATTGCGTTTggttttcgtttcgttttgttgTTCGGTTGGCGCCCACACACAGTCGACGAAAGAGAATGAGATCGACGAGATGGAGGCGTGGTTGGGCAGCTCAGTAAGTAGCCACTCGAATAGCATTTTGCCTTTTTCTAAGCTCATCTTACCATGCACTCGGCTTCAGTTTCTCGATTTACATACTATTCCTTTGCTTCTTAGATTCTGTCATCCATTTTCGAGTACTTAACATGACTAATTAGGCATTTGTTTTCACCACACAGCACATCGAGGGAATTGAGGAGCTGACCAGCTCGGAGTTTGACAAATTCCTAGAGGAgcgagccgctgccgccgaGAATCTTCCAACGATCAGTGCTTCGAACTCCGCCGCCAGTGCCACGACAGGATCGGCAGGAGCCGACAGCTTACGAAAGACACCAAAGAAACCGGGCGCCGAGGAGGATCTGCTCGCGCTCTGAGTGATCTCCGCCAGCACCATCATCGGCTCTAATTGTTTACTCTTTCAAATGTTATACACACCCTAACATACTTATCCATAACGTCTATTTGATAGCAGATACATAGTAACACTTTATGTAaaatgcttttattttttacgaAAACAGCAACGATAACTATTGATTATATtccaaaaaatacaaacgaTCTTTTGTTGGTCTAATTGTAAGCCACGTCTACATATTGATGGTAATTTAATGTATTACGTTACAAGtctatttgttgtttatttatacatatatacatacattataaagctaatttattttacaaaatcgaACGAtcgaaaagaaaaactaaaacaaaatgGAAATACATTTCAAGCACATACCGAAGACgaaatgtttaattatttgtattacTAAGGGGCTTAATCTGAGTCATTATCTATATTCATGGCTTGAGTGGCTGCTCCGTAGGCATCGTCCTCTTCATCAGAAGAAATCCTTTGATTATTCTTTGCCCTTGATCCCTTCCCGGATCGCTTTTCCAACTGACTCTCTAAATCCCGGATGTGGGCCTTTTTGCTGTTCAAAAGCAGCAGGAATTTCTTGAGAAGTTCCTCCTCCTTCAGTTTGCTGTCCCTCACATACTTTTCATATTCAGCCAGGGATGCGGTTGTCTGGGCGTCGGATTCGGTGGCTGGAGCTGCTTGAGGCTTCTGCTGACCAGCTTCGATGGCTGCATCCAGCAACTGGTAGCAGTTGGACACTTTTCTAAGCGGAACATCCAAATACAGCGTTTCGTATCCCTCGCATTTGTACACTTTGAAGGTTGGTTTATCGGCATCTTCCAGGGATATTTCATAATCGAATCCTTGGAGTCCCATGTGCGTGGTTAGTGCACTTTTGCACTCTGCAAAGAAAGCATCGTAGGCCTGTTCCAATTCACTGGCTCCACTCCGAAACTCATCGTATTTTAGACTTGACCGGTAGTTTTGATTGTCAGAAGTGGTCAGGATGTCAAACTCCACGTCGTCGTCCATCCATTTGCTTCGGACATATATAAACGGCTTTACGTCTATTTGACTATGTGAGAGCTGAGAGCGTTGAAGTAATTTAACCACGAAGGTGGACATTTTTGCCAATATTCAAGTTTCACAACTAAATGTAAACAACTGTTGCGGGGATTTTAAAACAGCTGTTTGCAACTGGGTTGTCAGATTGATTAAATGTATGTAAATTTCATAGTGCTTATGGCGAACGCTTAAGTGTACGTATGTGTACTCTTTTcagtaaaattaaatatataagtacatctTCAAATATTTCCGAGAGCTCAATTATTTAAGTTCTAATTAACCTTAACAGTCGATATACAACCCTTCTATTAGCATTGTTAAACACGCATTTTGCAGCACTAGGCGGTCCACATTATCGATAAAACAGCAATATCGATTTACCGTGTTTAAGTTAGTACACAGCCAGTAGGGggaattaaacaaattaaacgcGCTGCGCCCCTATTGTTTGTCCTCTTTTTAGTGTTTTACCCGATTCGGCACCCGCAATGCTTGACAACCTCGTGGAATTCGCCAGTTACTGGTGGTTTCGATACCTCATGGTACGTAATAGTCATAAAATTACGCACATATTCCACCTAAGAAGCTGTGCTCCACGGGATTCTGATTTAAATGAACCCCATTAACTTGCAGGTCACCGAGCTGTACATGGTGGAAAAGTGGGAGCGGATAACGATACGTGAGTGTTAATTGCTGGACAAATAGCACACCCTCGAACTAGTTGGGAATATCCGACGGATTCGTCATGCTTCTGGAGAATTTACACGCTTATCAGGGTTATTATTGCTCTCGGTTTATTGCAGACGTCATTTTCATGGTACTCTTCTGCGTTTTCTGGTACTTCAACTACTCCGTGTTGCTCTCCCTGGCCGGATTGATTGGCCCAACAAGTGCCTCCATTGCGGATATTATTCCCGGAGTTCAAGGACATGGGCTCAAGGTCACCTAAAATACCGATCAGACCATGCCCAGAACAACCGTGTGTACTGTTCTCCGTTCCAATATCCAAAATAGCCGCGTATCTGTACCTCGCCGAGAAGCTTTATCTAATCCGCACGCGTTTATACACCGCAATCAATGAATGGAACGTAGCTATAGGCGACACATGTCCAAAGAGGCGATTTAATGGCCTGCTGATCCGAATCTGAAGTGGACAACACCCGGCGACTGTCCATCAATAGCTGCCTCACCGTTTAATGTAGTTATCTAGCAGTAGTTACAAGTTTAAAGTCAGTTAATAAATCTAACGCTTACACAATCGCACTGTGaaatagttaaaaaaaattataaatgataTACGCAAGTGTTGTTGCATTGTTTTCctggtttatttttgtttaattttgaaGAGGTATTTCCCTTGTTTATTCCGACTTAACTGATGTGCTTCCATTTGTGAATTATTGTTAGCGCCAACAGACGTTGAACATGCTAAATCCGTACTTCAATGCTCTAAGTGTTATAATtcattacaaaaatatatagatagcCTATGGTGTATGCGTATTGAATATGGTAAAACTAgttttgtgtatttttcttatttttttgtttgttttgttttcgtagAAAAGAAAGTGCGCGTTTTGTTATTCGAGCGAAGATCGCACACGATTAGTATCAGATCAAATTGGGGCTTTTTAAGGTGACAGTTTGGCTGAGCTCTTCGGGGATTACGgttcggttttggttttgcgggggactCACTTAGCCTACGCTACAAGCTAAACTCTTAGAACTGCTCTTCATCCGTGaaggaaattaattaatggcTACCATCTAACTTCCTTTTGCACTGCAATCCTATTTTGTTAGAGAATGAACTTACACTACTTACTTAAGGGGCGGGCAGCGGGCGGATGTGTTCACCAGGTGACAATCTCGTCCGGCTGCTTCGCTCGTTACAggttacagatacagataaaaACTGGCTACAACTAACTGTACAATAATGCCTTCCGGAGCCAAAGGagctttaatattttaacCATCTCATGCCAATACCTGCCACACATTAATGCGCACTACTAGTTAGGATGTTAGGGACGTGCCATCCAGCAGCACCGACGCCACTTCCTCGTTCTGTTCTACGTACACTAGACGAGGATCCTCACCAAGCTCCAGTCGCCCGTATCTGGCCACCAGCGGTGTCTTGTTGTTGCTCACTTGCGGTGCGCGCGGCCACTTCCTTTTGGGCTTCGTGTGCGTCAGCATGTGGGACTTGAGGTTCGTTGACTGGGCGAAGCACTTGGAGCAGCCATCAATGGGACAGTGGTATGGCCGATCGCCAGTGTGTATCCGTACGTGGGTGCGCAGATTGAAGTCCAGCGAGAAGCGCTTGCCGCACCCCTCGAAGGTGCACTCAAAGGGCTTCTCGCCGGTGTGCACCAGCTGGTGGCGCTTTAGCTTGGAGCTCTCTACGAAGCTCTTGCCGCAGACGTTGCACACATGACCGCGCGGTCCGTGCGTGTGCATGTGCTTGCGCATGGCCGAATGGTTGCGAAACTCCTTGTTGCAGCCGCGATGGGTGCAGCGAAACTTTGGCTCTTCATCCTCCTCGGCGGCCGCGCCAGCTGCTCCCATGGCATTACCAGCCGTCTGATTGGCCACTGCAGTCGGTAATTTGGTTACAATTGTGGGTCGTGAGGGTCGGACTGGATTGCTGGAAGCCACTAGTGGCGGTGGGGGATTTGGTGTCGCCACTTGAGCCGCCGCCGTGAGTTGCCTCTTTGTCACCTTTGACTGATTTCCCGCACTTTTCAGTCGCACATTGGTGCTACTGTTCTGGAGCACTAGTTTTGGGAGAGCCGGCTGTGGATTCGGTACACATCCGTTGACCTTCGATAGCGCTACCGACACAGTGGCTATACCTGGTCCCGGTGTCTGTATCAGCTCCACATTATTCGGCATATTTTCGATTAGCTCGATGTTACCATAAGCTTCTTCCAACTGGTTTTCCGCATAGATCAACTGTTCACTTAGCGGCTGGCTGTCCTCCTCGCCTTTGACATCGCCCATAAATGCATTAACCACCTCCTCCACATCCGTAACCGCAGAGGCGCTGAATGGATCGGGTAGGATGACGTACTCGTTTCCGATGCCATCGCTCAGGACATCGTGGTTGATCATGTGCTCGTCAATAATAAGCTTTGGCATGCTGGGTGAGCCTTCATTCtgggcggcggaggaggacgTCACGGATGTGGTGCCAGCACAACCAGGTGGTTCCTccaactcctcctcctcgtcctcatcctccGAGTTGAGCGAGGACCAAAGGGTCACATTGAACTCATCCTGCGTTATGCGTATGGGTACCTTTGTTTGCTTCCAGCGCTTGGCCACTGAGTTTCCCATGGGCCTCTCCACCCGACTGCTTCCAAATAGCTTAAAATCCTGCAGCTGGCCATTCGAACTGTTTGAATCTTCGGTCGCCTTCATATAGAAGTCGCTCTCGAGCTGCTCCTCCTTGATGTTTGTGGCCTCGATGGTGGTTAGCATCTCGGAGGCAATCTCGAAGGCATTTGTCGTAGCCGGCGCGGTAGCCTCATCATCctcatcgccatcgccatcgcagGAGGATGTCATCTGTTGCCCATCCTCCTCGATGAATTCCTCATCGTCGCTGGTCTGCTGCATGATGATCGGCGGCGGCAGTGCATCCGCCGTAGCCACCGTGACCGAGGTAAGTCTGTCCAGCCGATCCACCGGATAGTATTCATAGTGCTCAAAGAATTCGCCTGAGTCTACGACGATATTAGCCTCATCATCATAGTCGTCGATGATCTCCTCGATCAGGAAGCTCTCGCTTTCCTCGCCCATCGGATCGCCCGCCAAAACGGTGTACGGATCTTGCTCGTTAATTGCAGCCGCCGTGGGCTGGTGTGCATGAGTGAAGTATGCCGACGACGGGGCGGAGTGCAGGGGCAACGGTACCGCCGCAGCGGCCAGCGATAGATTCTTCACGATGGGCGCTCGTATCTGATGCAGTTGAGGCTGGAAGTTCCCTCCGACGCCGACGTGATGATGATGACTTGTCATCGCGGCTGCTCCGTCTGCCTGTCTGTGTGCCTGTATCTGTATGCTTGTATTTGTGGGCGCTCTTGCTTCGTGCGTGAGTGTTAGTGTTGTGTGTGCGAGCGCGCTGCGGAAAAAGTGGGCAATTAGTACCTGGCCAAAAATCcgtaatatgtatatatctctATATATTCGCCAGACTTCCAAAGTGGACAAACGTACGTGTTTTCGTCGGTATTGCTGCACTGGACTGGCCTTTCCCTCCACCtctttttccacttttttgtGGCCAATGCCTATCGTTTATTGTGCGACGGCGGCGGCAGACGGCGAATGATGCGTACCGCTCGCTCCGCTCCGCCCGCCACGCTCCTGCTGCCCAATGGCGGGTTAATTCTCGCTTTGGATGACCACCTCGATCCCGCTCACCTCGGGCagtgtaaatattttgaattttgccGGTTAATATGGCGGAATTGTATTTTCCAGAAACGGCTCGGTACTTTCTCTCGCGTTGCGTGTgtggggtgtgtgtgtgtgtagtgtGCAGCGACAGGCGCCACAATGCAACCCTGCGCGCGCTTTGTGTATATCTCAAGCGGTTTATTTATCTGAGATTGCTAATCCTCTTCGCATTACTTCGTAAAACAGCACAAATGGAATCTTATGTACTATcgaaaaattgcattttattaaCCTCCAACTGGCAAACCACTTATTAGCTGTAAATACCGCGGCGTTCTGTCTTTCGATAGGCGATAGGTTTGTTGTTCTGTCAGCAGGGTTGCCACCCGACAAGAAAACAAATGCGCAAtaacaatatatattaatCTCCATGGCTTTACTATTATTTCGAGCTATTTACAGTTATTGCTCATAAATAATTAGTTAAATTTCTTTAGCAATAGAACTTCTGGAATATAAATACGCTTCAGCTTCGACTCCACAAAGCGCTCGTGTTGGGGTGTAAATACCTCTGCATTGTGGTTAAAATCAGTCTTATTAAATTGCACCGCCTTCCTATCCGCTGTTAAGGATATATTATAATGCCGACATTGGTCCTGCAATCCAATCGGCCCATCGAACAACAGTAAACGCAACAAGTAAGGAACCGGCACCGTAAGCTGTTTGTTGTTGTAGGCATGCGTGAAAATCTGCAACAAACTCCtgcaaatatacatacatatatatttacattatAAATGCATTATGTCAATAGACAACCAATAGAAAAAGTTATAGTGTACCTCCTTATCGCCTGCAACTTGGCGGCGGCCACGGCGGACAGAATATGCGGCAGTTGTGGCACACCCATGAGCACTCTATATAAATTGCCCTGTTGGAAGGCCAAACAGATCCCAAAACAAAGCTTAAACGTCGCATCCCGACGCACATAGTCCGGTAAGGAAAGGGCGCGTGTAAAGGACTCCGGAGAacccaaattaaataattgataCACGCTCTCTATAAAGCAGCGCCGCTCAAGCTCACGAATGGTGGGTTCTCTAAATGATTCCATGTCCTTCAGTTCTTCGTAACAGCAAAGCACTCCCGTGAGGCACTCTTGCAAATGCTGATTGCATATCTTGGGATCGAACTTATCGATGGGCTCCTCACACAAGCGATAGCGACTATAGGCCAGAAACATCACAATGGGCTCTAACAGGCAGATCTTCTGACTGGCATGGTACATTTGGATCACGATCTCCCGACGCACCGCCCTCAATCGATCGAATATGAAGTCGTAAGTTACGTTGTACGGCTTTCGTGTGTCCAGGATTATGCTGCAAGGTATATTAATTATCAGATTTAACTTGGCCAATTAAGCGCCTAAAATACTTGCTCCTTGAGCAGATATTCCACTGTTTTGGTCAATGCCGCTTCTGTGCGCATTTCTTTGGGCAGGGGCATCTTGACATCGGCGGCGGACCGTGTAAACTCCTTGACCAGGACTCCTGGCTTGTTCTTCTGACCATTATTTAGCTCGAAATAGTGCAAAAGTTTCTCGCGAATACGCCTGGATGTATTAAACGGTGTTATATTAAATTCGGGTTTAAATTTCGTTTACCTACATTTTCGCCTCCCCATCGGGACAGAAACTTTCGCAAGATCCTCGAACTTGGGCCATTTGTTGATGAATGCAGCCAATTTCAGCAGCACAAACAAACCAGGGATGAAGGTTTTTTGGATCAAAGGCGTAGCGCAAACTTTTTAATGGGATTCAGAAAATAAAAGATGCTTTTTAAAACTCGAACGTCAGCTtctaattaataaaattgcaattgggacttcattaaaattcatatttataaaaacaaacgcTGACTTGTTTTTTCAAACCCTCTTGCCACGCCGCTGAAGTCAGCAATCAGCTGTCTGGGCGGTCTGGGTTGTCAGGTTGTCTGGGCCTTAAAAATTTTACTAAATTTTCAGTTTGTTTTTCCCCGTCCAGCTCAAAACGAAATGTTCTCGCGGCATTTCGCAGCCTTCTTCCGATTCAACCGACATGTGGCCCAAAAATACGGCAGTTTTATAGCTGCCGGCTTTAGCAACAGGTTTTCGCTGAAGGTTGCAACTCTGCTGCCGCTGGTAGTCCTCCGATCCGCGGATTGCAGGCAAAAAGAGGACCAGGAGGTAAAGCGAACGGTCCGGAGGCGCACCATGAGCAAGGTTAAGTACGAGACGAGTCTGGAGGGGAAGGCGCAGTTCTATCTCAACGCCATGAAGGTGAGGTGGGACCAGCTGCACAAGGTGCCCGGGCTGTTTTCGTATCAATTAGAGAAATCCCCTCAGAGCCGGAAAATACCAGGATACTGGGGCTTCTATGCGGAGGTGAGTGGCATATTCTTGTTCTCTAGAAATATTTATCGAATCTTGTCCTCCAGCTTAATTCAGATCGAAACCTTAAGCGCAGACGTCCCCAGACCATCGAGAGCCTCAATCCCACCTTTAAGCACATGATGTTCAACTTCAATAAAGTCGATGCCCAGGAGGTGATCATGACCATTGATGATGCACACGGCAGCCCCGAAGTTCAGATGATCATAAACAAGAGCCCAATCACCAAATATCATACTTTGATCTGCCCGGAAGTAGGAAAAAACCATACCCAACGGATTACCCGTGACGCTCTTCAGTTCTGCATCACTTTTATGCGAAATATCGATGACAAGGATATGCGCATGGGTTATAATAGCCCTGGAGCACTGGCCTCTGTAAATCACCTTCATTTTCATCTTCTCCACATGCCCCAGGATTTATATATAGACCAAGTTCCCTTGGATGAGCTGGCCGGGGGTTATGTTTATCGTTTGAGCCGTAGGGCGCCCACGGAAGGAATATGTATAGTATTTAACGAGAATGATAGTGATGAACAGGTGGCGGAGAAAGTGGACCAGCTCTACATGCTCGCCATGTGGATGTGCAAGAACAATATGCCACACAATCTGTTCCTTACTCAGGATCGGAGACCCGGAAAAAGCGGTAATGTTAAGGTATTCGTATTTGCCCGCTCCGAGTACTGTGTAAACAAGGATTTGGCCGAGTTTAATGTCGGTTTCTGTGAGTTGGCTGGTTACATTCCCTTGCCAGGTGATATAGTCGCACTACAAAATGTTGTTTCTAAACTAATTTTTTTTCCTTCGTTAACAGATGCTGAAAAAATGGAGAACCTTACAGAGCTTCAGGTGCTCTTTAGGATTCGAACAATAACTGGCAATGCTCCAAAGGCTGTGTACGAGCAAATTACGAGTATGGTCGAAGGACAAGAACACTATCTTTGGGACCAACCATTGACGATATGAAACACAGAGAATAAATAATCAGAGGCTTCTAACTAAACTTAGTTTAGCGTTTAATTGGTTGCTAATGTCATACTGCTGCCGCTGCGAATCCTTTCTCCATAGTGGCCTTGCTAATTACTTTGGTGTTGGCAGCAATGGAATAATCCACCTGTGTTTTCCCATTCTGATTTCTTACAAGCTCCGTCAGCTGTGGAAGCGTATCTTTAGCCACACTCTCACGAATTTTTTCAAAGAAATCCATGTAGTGATAAAGGTTGTGACTGAAAGAATGGgaaaatttataaatgaaaGAATAATTTAATTGACAAAGATCACTTACACCATCAGTAAGATGGGACCTAATAGTTCGTTGGTTTTGTACAGGTGGTGAAGGTAGGCACGTGTGTGTTTCTGGCAAGTCAAGCAATTGCAGTTGCTCAGCGGCGGATTAAAATCCTCCTTGATAGCTTCGTCGGTTATGTCTAAGAAAGGCACATGCTCCACTGCATCCTGCACAAAACTAAATGTCAAAGCCTTGAAGTTCAGAGAAGCACAATATGCGTAGGAAGTGTCAAACACATCGATTCCCTGTTGGATAAGTTCCAGAATGGTTAGGGGCGTGTATGCACCAGGCAATATCCTAGGCTTgtcctcctccagctgcttGACGCAGTGCTCTACTATTGGCAGTAGTTCGGAAGTATCCAAAGTGGTCGCTGATAGACCA
Encoded proteins:
- the LOC6605037 gene encoding SAC3 domain-containing protein 1, whose product is MAQVRGSCESFCPDGEAKMRIREKLLHYFELNNGQKNKPGVLVKEFTRSAADVKMPLPKEMRTEAALTKTVEYLLKDIILDTRKPYNVTYDFIFDRLRAVRREIVIQMYHASQKICLLEPIVMFLAYSRYRLCEEPIDKFDPKICNQHLQECLTGVLCCYEELKDMESFREPTIRELERRCFIESVYQLFNLGSPESFTRALSLPDYVRRDATFKLCFGICLAFQQGNLYRVLMGVPQLPHILSAVAAAKLQAIRRSLLQIFTHAYNNKQLTVPVPYLLRLLLFDGPIGLQDQCRHYNISLTADRKAVQFNKTDFNHNAEVFTPQHERFVESKLKRIYIPEVLLLKKFN
- the LOC6605038 gene encoding GDP-D-glucose phosphorylase 1 is translated as MLQAQNEMFSRHFAAFFRFNRHVAQKYGSFIAAGFSNRFSLKVATLLPLVVLRSADCRQKEDQEVKRTVRRRTMSKVKYETSLEGKAQFYLNAMKVRWDQLHKVPGLFSYQLEKSPQSRKIPGYWGFYAELNSDRNLKRRRPQTIESLNPTFKHMMFNFNKVDAQEVIMTIDDAHGSPEVQMIINKSPITKYHTLICPEVGKNHTQRITRDALQFCITFMRNIDDKDMRMGYNSPGALASVNHLHFHLLHMPQDLYIDQVPLDELAGGYVYRLSRRAPTEGICIVFNENDSDEQVAEKVDQLYMLAMWMCKNNMPHNLFLTQDRRPGKSGNVKVFVFARSEYCVNKDLAEFNVGFCELAGYIPLPDAEKMENLTELQVLFRIRTITGNAPKAVYEQITSMVEGQEHYLWDQPLTI